The following are encoded in a window of Balaenoptera ricei isolate mBalRic1 chromosome 1, mBalRic1.hap2, whole genome shotgun sequence genomic DNA:
- the NMNAT1 gene encoding nicotinamide/nicotinic acid mononucleotide adenylyltransferase 1, which yields MENSEKTEVVLLACGSFNPITNMHLRLFELAKDYMNGTGKYEVIKGIISPVGDAYKKKGLISAHHRVIMAQLATKNSKWLEVDTWESLQQDWIETATVLRHHQEKLEASSCDHQQNSPVLGRPGRKRKWAEQRQDFSQKKSLEQTKTKGVPKVKLLCGADFLESFGVPNLWKGEDITKIVGDYGLICVTRAGNDAQKFIYESDVLWKHQNNIHLVNEWITNDISSTKIRRALRRGQSIRYLVPDLVQEYIEKHSLYSSESEERNVGVILAPLQRKIAEADT from the exons ATGGAAAACTCAGAGAAGACAGAAGTGGTTCTCCTTGCTTGTGGTTCCTTTAATCCTATCACCAATATGCACCTCAGGCTGTTTGAGCTGGCCAAGGACTACATGAATGGAACAG GAAAATATGAAGTTATCAAAGGCATAATTTCTCCCGTCGGCGATGCATATAAGAAGAAAGGACTCATCTCTGCCCATCACCGAGTTATCATGGCACAACTCGCCACCAAGAACTCAAAATGGTTGGAAGTTGATACATGGGAAAGTCTTCAACAGGATTGGATAGAGACTGCCACGGTGCTAAG ACACCATCAAGAGAAGCTGGAGGCCAGTAGCTGTGATCACCAGCAGAACTCACCTGTACTGGGAAGACCTGGACGGAAGCGGAAGTGGGCTGAACAAAGACAAGATTTTAGTCAAAAGAAATCACtagagcaaacaaaaacaaaag gTGTGCCAAAGGTGAAGTTGCTGTGTGGAGCAGATTTCTTGGAGTCTTTTGGTGTGCCCAATCTGTGGAAGGGTGAGGATATCACCAAAATCGTGGGAGACTATGGGCTTATATGTGTTACTCGGGCTGGAAATGATGCTCAGAAATTCATCTATGAATCCGACGTGCTGTGGAAACACCAGAACAACATTCACCTGGTGAATGAATGGATCACCAATGACATCTCATCCACAAAGATCCGGCGAGCCCTCAGAAGGGGACAGAGCATTCGCTACTTGGTACCAGACCTTGTCCAGGAATATATTGAGAAGCATAGTTTGTATAGCTCCGAGAGTGAGGAGAGGAATGTTGGGGTGATCCTAGCTCCTTTGCAGAGAAAAATTGCAGAAGCTGACACATAA